In Flavivirga abyssicola, the following are encoded in one genomic region:
- a CDS encoding HYR-like domain-containing protein — MKIFTKHINYHKVILIVLLLISAFAQAQLKKAFTPRFNEAVNGDFTIIANNMISTTATGNYNGGNDNDQFSNLVYVDIDTDDTTFNSSSANFVNPAPTASCLTIKKVLLYWAAADQEPNELDPNSENQPDWNYNDIKLMLPSETAYTTYTADEVIYRGREDHIGPPHNGHFSNDPYICVKDITSSVVNLIDNNISPYGSYLVANVEGKIGSLNDHNNNLPTGVSGGWQIVFVYESPLLPLKNISIFDGYGHVVNGQGSYNIDFNGFQTVPTGDVNANILIGGLEGDLGLDGDRLQIENTSNTFVDLSTSPTSPIRDTNNFFNSKITIDNANFTNRTPASTNTLGFDAAIFQLSNPSNTIIANNQTSATFRLASNKETYGLFLLGLSVDVWSPNLGPIHLTLDTPTTSLNPGASFGASFTVENKGNDDAKSLEISTTLPPQVTLVEPISPALPTGITYNYNTGTNLLEFFVADGVADAGAAAVNVDFDLEIRDECYFLETSCDLQFNLQLEASYTGTQDPSPQSVVSSANLDDCGVGILDPIVIDVIQPTISWQTPINGLDATIECSDATGLTTAQALEPVTNKCNLTLTKTPGAFVPNPTCPSSGTYTNTWNFTDACGVTIGDYIQTITVNDTTDPTVSGTILESTVEGCTAADATAPVNTVAALEALGLTIEDNCTSDANLTVTNLDTASGSCPIVVTRTYTIADACGNSTTASQTINVNDTTVPTASNPVTITVPGGPIPAPDVTVVTDEADNCTASPTVAFVSDVSDNGDCPETITRTYSVTDDCGNTINVTQTILITDPILPTASNPAGIDVQCIGDVPVPDVTVVTDEADNQGTPVVAFVSDVSDGNSCPEVITRTYSVTDICNNTINVTQTITVNDTTDPTVSGTILESTVEGCSAADATAPVNTVAALEALGLTIEDNCTSDANLTVTNLDTASGSCPIVVTRTYTIADACGNSTTASQTINVNDTTVPTASNPVTITVPGGPIPAPDVTVVTDEADNCTASPTVAFVSDVSDNGDCPETITRTYSVTDDCGNTINVTQTILITDPILPTASNPAGIDVQCIGDVPVPDVTVVTDEADNQGTPVVAFVSDVSDGNSCPEVITRTYSVTDICNNTINVTQTITVNDVTDPTVAGTILESTVEGCTAADATAPVNTVAALEALGLTIGDNCTSDANLTVTNLDTASGSCPIVVTRTYTIADACGNSTTASQIINVNDTTVPTASNPVTITVPGGPVPAPDVTVVTDEADNCTASPIVAFVSDVSDNGNCPETITRTYSVTDDCGNTISVTQTILITDPIPPTASNPAGIDVQCIDDVPVPDVTVVTDEADNQGTPVVAFVSDVSDGNSCPEVITRTYSVTDICNNTINVTQTITVNDVTDPTVAGTILESTVEGCSAADATAPVSTVAALEALGLTIEDNCTSDANLTVTNLDTASGSCPIVVTRTYTIADACGNSTTASQTINVNDTTVPTASNPVTITVPGGPIPAPDVTVVTDEADNCTANPIVAFVSDVSDNGDCPETITRTYSVTDDCGNTINVTQTILITDPIPPTASNPAGIDVQCIGDVPAPDVTVVTDEADNQGTPVVAFVSDVSDGNSCPEVITRTYSVTDICNNTINVTQTITVNDTTDPTVSGTILESTVEGCSAADATAPVSTVAALEALGLTIGDNCTSDADLTVTNLDTASGSCPIVVTRTYTIADACGNSTTASQTINVNDTTVPTASNPADINVECLADVPAPDVTVVTDEADNCTASPTVAFVSDVSDNNTCAERITRTYSVTDDCGNTINVTQTIIINDTTPPVLTLPASQTAECSDDLSPIAFGSATAIDNCDANPTITFNDVRTDGLCPGSYTITRTWKAEDACGNEITADQVISTSDTTAPEFVQTTLPGNIAVECSSDVPLPEDLDATDNCGTASVNVVDERIDGNCANNYTIRRSYIATDECGLTKSHIQTIIVEDKTPPVFEQTTLPLPSITVECDAIPNAEELTATDNCGDASVNVVDATTPGDCPNNYTITRTWTATDECGLTTTHIQVITVQDTKAPEPTSTFEETLNVSCTDIPDVPELTFTDNCSSNITVAFNETNSYEENVFADYEIVRTWIVRDECNNEETYTQTLLVALDEVVTDLSAPDWCYDEGAINMNNLLPSDLNTNGTWELLEGDPAATLNGSIFDPSNLELSADFLPESGGIDYRFRYTTTDNGCISITEVIMNVHADCVVLPCGENDITISKAVTPNGDDRNDFFYISGIELCGFTAEVKIFNRWGALVFESNAYPLIKGVDRYNKPPSGSWEGTAHKSSVGNAGKVPNGTYYYIITLKDSGLNPITGPVYLGTK, encoded by the coding sequence ATGAAAATCTTTACTAAACATATAAACTATCATAAAGTAATATTGATAGTTTTGCTATTAATAAGTGCTTTTGCTCAAGCCCAGTTAAAAAAGGCTTTTACCCCTCGTTTTAATGAAGCTGTAAATGGAGATTTCACTATTATCGCGAATAACATGATTTCTACAACGGCAACTGGTAATTATAATGGTGGAAACGATAATGACCAATTTTCCAACCTTGTATATGTAGATATTGATACAGACGATACGACATTCAATTCAAGTAGTGCTAATTTTGTTAATCCCGCTCCTACCGCAAGTTGTTTAACAATAAAAAAAGTATTATTGTATTGGGCTGCAGCAGATCAAGAACCAAATGAGTTAGATCCAAATTCTGAAAATCAACCTGATTGGAATTATAATGATATAAAACTTATGCTTCCATCGGAAACGGCATATACTACATATACAGCAGATGAAGTTATCTATAGAGGTCGGGAAGATCATATAGGACCGCCTCACAATGGACATTTTAGTAATGATCCATATATCTGTGTAAAAGACATTACAAGTTCTGTTGTCAATTTAATCGACAATAATATAAGTCCTTATGGTAGTTATCTAGTTGCTAATGTTGAAGGGAAAATAGGTAGTTTAAATGATCATAACAATAATTTACCTACTGGTGTCTCTGGGGGTTGGCAAATAGTATTTGTATATGAAAGCCCTCTATTACCATTAAAGAATATTTCAATCTTTGACGGATACGGACATGTTGTTAATGGACAGGGTAGCTATAATATTGACTTTAATGGTTTTCAAACTGTACCGACTGGTGATGTAAATGCTAATATTCTTATTGGTGGTTTAGAAGGTGACTTAGGTCTAGATGGTGATAGGTTACAAATAGAAAACACATCTAATACTTTTGTTGACTTATCGACATCGCCAACAAGTCCAATTAGAGATACTAATAACTTTTTTAATAGTAAAATTACAATTGATAATGCAAATTTCACGAATAGAACCCCTGCTAGTACTAATACTTTAGGTTTTGATGCTGCAATTTTTCAATTATCAAACCCTAGCAATACTATTATTGCTAATAATCAAACTTCAGCGACATTTAGATTAGCATCTAACAAGGAAACATATGGATTGTTTTTATTGGGTTTATCTGTAGATGTTTGGTCTCCAAATTTAGGACCTATTCATTTAACACTAGACACACCTACAACCTCTCTAAATCCTGGAGCAAGTTTTGGAGCTAGTTTTACTGTTGAAAACAAAGGAAATGATGATGCCAAAAGTTTAGAAATTTCTACTACACTCCCCCCACAGGTAACATTAGTAGAACCTATAAGCCCTGCTCTTCCCACTGGAATTACTTATAACTATAATACAGGAACTAACTTATTAGAGTTTTTCGTTGCTGATGGTGTTGCTGATGCTGGAGCTGCAGCTGTAAATGTTGATTTTGATTTAGAAATTAGAGATGAGTGTTATTTTTTAGAAACCAGTTGTGACCTTCAATTTAACTTACAATTAGAGGCTTCCTACACTGGAACTCAAGATCCTAGTCCTCAATCTGTAGTGAGTTCTGCAAATCTAGATGATTGTGGAGTGGGAATATTAGACCCAATAGTTATTGACGTAATACAGCCTACAATATCTTGGCAAACACCTATTAATGGCTTAGACGCAACTATTGAATGTAGTGACGCTACAGGCTTAACTACTGCACAAGCTTTAGAACCAGTTACAAACAAATGTAACTTAACATTAACAAAAACACCTGGAGCATTTGTTCCTAATCCAACTTGCCCTAGTAGTGGGACATATACTAATACGTGGAATTTTACTGATGCTTGTGGTGTTACTATTGGTGATTATATACAAACCATCACCGTTAACGATACCACGGACCCTACCGTATCAGGTACGATCCTAGAATCTACGGTTGAAGGGTGTACTGCAGCTGATGCTACTGCTCCTGTAAATACAGTAGCTGCTCTTGAAGCTCTTGGGCTTACTATAGAGGATAATTGTACCAGTGATGCTAACCTTACCGTAACCAATTTGGATACTGCTTCCGGTTCTTGTCCTATTGTAGTTACCAGAACATATACCATTGCAGATGCTTGTGGCAACTCGACTACGGCCTCTCAAACTATAAATGTCAACGATACAACGGTACCGACAGCTTCCAACCCTGTTACCATTACAGTGCCGGGCGGGCCTATACCTGCCCCCGATGTAACCGTGGTGACAGATGAAGCCGATAATTGTACCGCGAGCCCTACAGTTGCTTTTGTGTCGGACGTATCCGATAATGGTGACTGTCCTGAAACCATCACTAGAACTTATAGTGTAACGGATGATTGTGGTAATACCATTAACGTGACGCAAACTATTTTAATTACGGATCCTATATTACCTACGGCCTCGAACCCTGCCGGTATAGATGTGCAGTGCATCGGTGATGTTCCTGTACCGGATGTGACGGTCGTGACGGACGAAGCGGACAACCAAGGCACTCCCGTAGTTGCCTTTGTTTCGGATGTCTCTGATGGAAATTCCTGTCCTGAGGTGATTACCAGGACTTATAGTGTAACGGATATTTGTAATAATACAATTAATGTTACCCAAACCATCACCGTTAACGATACCACGGACCCTACCGTATCAGGTACGATCCTAGAATCTACGGTTGAGGGATGCTCTGCAGCTGATGCTACTGCTCCTGTAAATACAGTAGCTGCTCTTGAAGCTCTTGGGCTTACTATAGAGGATAATTGTACCAGTGATGCTAACCTTACCGTGACCAATTTGGATACTGCTTCCGGTTCTTGTCCTATTGTAGTTACCAGAACATATACCATTGCAGATGCTTGTGGCAACTCGACTACGGCCTCTCAAACTATAAATGTCAACGATACAACGGTACCGACAGCTTCCAACCCTGTTACCATTACAGTGCCAGGCGGGCCTATACCTGCCCCCGATGTAACCGTGGTGACAGATGAAGCCGATAATTGTACCGCGAGCCCTACAGTTGCTTTTGTGTCGGACGTATCCGATAATGGTGACTGTCCTGAAACCATCACTAGAACTTATAGCGTAACGGATGATTGTGGTAATACCATTAACGTGACGCAAACTATTTTAATTACGGATCCTATATTACCTACGGCCTCGAACCCTGCCGGTATAGATGTGCAGTGCATCGGTGATGTTCCTGTACCGGATGTGACGGTCGTGACGGACGAAGCGGACAACCAAGGCACTCCCGTAGTTGCCTTTGTCTCGGATGTCTCTGATGGAAATTCCTGTCCTGAGGTAATCACCAGGACTTATAGTGTAACGGATATTTGCAACAATACAATAAACGTTACCCAAACCATTACCGTTAATGATGTTACAGATCCTACCGTAGCTGGTACGATTTTGGAATCCACGGTTGAAGGGTGTACTGCAGCTGATGCTACTGCTCCTGTAAATACAGTAGCTGCCCTTGAAGCTCTTGGGCTTACTATAGGTGACAACTGTACCAGTGATGCCAACCTTACCGTGACCAATTTGGATACTGCTTCCGGTTCTTGTCCTATTGTAGTTACCAGAACATATACCATTGCAGATGCTTGCGGCAACTCCACTACGGCCTCTCAAATTATAAATGTCAACGATACAACGGTTCCGACAGCTTCCAACCCTGTTACCATTACAGTGCCGGGCGGGCCTGTACCTGCCCCTGATGTAACCGTGGTTACAGATGAAGCCGATAATTGTACCGCAAGCCCTATAGTTGCTTTTGTATCGGACGTATCGGATAATGGAAATTGTCCCGAAACTATCACTAGAACCTATAGCGTAACCGATGATTGTGGTAATACAATCAGCGTGACGCAGACCATTCTAATCACGGACCCTATACCGCCTACGGCCTCGAACCCTGCAGGGATAGACGTACAGTGTATTGATGATGTTCCTGTACCGGATGTGACGGTCGTGACGGACGAAGCGGACAACCAAGGTACTCCCGTAGTTGCCTTTGTTTCGGATGTATCCGATGGAAATTCCTGTCCTGAGGTAATCACCAGGACTTATAGTGTAACGGATATTTGCAACAATACAATAAACGTTACCCAAACCATTACCGTTAATGATGTTACAGATCCTACCGTAGCTGGTACGATCCTAGAATCAACGGTTGAGGGATGCTCTGCAGCTGATGCCACTGCTCCTGTAAGTACAGTAGCTGCTCTTGAAGCTCTTGGGCTTACTATAGAGGATAATTGTACCAGTGATGCTAACCTTACCGTGACCAATTTGGATACTGCTTCCGGTTCTTGTCCTATTGTAGTTACCAGAACATATACCATTGCAGATGCTTGTGGCAACTCGACTACGGCCTCTCAAACTATAAATGTCAACGATACAACGGTACCGACAGCTTCCAACCCTGTTACCATTACAGTGCCGGGCGGGCCTATACCTGCCCCTGATGTAACCGTGGTGACAGATGAAGCTGATAATTGTACCGCGAACCCTATAGTTGCTTTTGTGTCGGACGTATCCGATAATGGTGACTGTCCCGAAACCATCACAAGAACCTATAGCGTAACGGATGATTGTGGCAATACAATCAACGTAACGCAGACTATTCTAATCACGGACCCTATACCGCCTACGGCCTCGAACCCTGCCGGTATAGATGTACAGTGCATCGGTGACGTTCCAGCACCGGATGTGACGGTAGTGACGGACGAAGCGGACAACCAAGGTACTCCAGTAGTTGCCTTTGTTTCGGATGTATCCGATGGAAATTCTTGTCCTGAGGTGATTACCAGGACTTACAGCGTAACGGATATTTGCAACAATACAATAAACGTTACCCAAACCATCACCGTTAACGATACCACGGACCCTACCGTATCAGGTACGATCCTAGAATCAACGGTTGAAGGATGCTCTGCAGCTGATGCCACTGCTCCTGTAAGTACAGTAGCTGCTCTTGAAGCTCTTGGGCTTACCATAGGTGACAACTGTACTAGCGATGCAGACCTTACCGTGACCAATTTGGATACTGCTTCCGGTTCTTGTCCTATTGTAGTTACCAGAACATATACCATTGCAGATGCTTGCGGCAACTCCACTACGGCCTCTCAAACTATAAATGTCAACGATACAACGGTTCCGACAGCTTCCAATCCTGCTGATATTAATGTAGAATGTCTAGCAGATGTACCTGCTCCTGATGTAACCGTGGTTACAGATGAAGCTGATAATTGTACCGCAAGCCCTACAGTTGCTTTTGTGTCGGACGTATCCGACAATAATACATGTGCAGAAAGAATCACAAGAACTTATAGTGTAACCGATGATTGTGGTAATACTATTAATGTAACACAAACTATTATTATTAATGATACTACCCCTCCAGTACTTACATTACCAGCTAGTCAAACCGCAGAATGTAGTGATGACTTGTCTCCAATAGCTTTTGGTTCAGCTACAGCTATAGATAACTGTGATGCCAATCCAACAATCACTTTTAATGATGTTAGAACAGACGGACTATGTCCTGGTAGTTATACAATTACTCGTACTTGGAAAGCTGAAGATGCGTGTGGAAACGAAATAACTGCAGATCAAGTAATATCTACATCAGATACAACTGCTCCAGAATTTGTTCAAACAACACTTCCTGGAAATATAGCAGTGGAATGTAGTAGTGATGTCCCTCTTCCAGAAGATTTAGATGCTACAGATAATTGCGGAACAGCTTCCGTTAACGTTGTAGATGAAAGAATTGATGGAAATTGCGCTAATAATTATACTATTAGACGTAGTTATATAGCTACTGACGAATGTGGTTTAACTAAAAGTCATATTCAAACAATCATAGTTGAGGACAAAACTCCTCCAGTGTTTGAACAAACAACACTTCCTCTACCTAGTATAACTGTAGAATGTGATGCTATACCAAATGCAGAGGAGTTAACAGCAACAGATAACTGTGGAGATGCTTCTGTTAATGTTGTAGATGCTACAACTCCAGGTGATTGCCCTAACAATTATACAATTACTCGTACATGGACAGCTACCGATGAATGTGGTTTAACAACTACACATATTCAAGTTATAACAGTTCAAGACACTAAAGCTCCTGAACCAACATCAACTTTTGAAGAAACATTAAATGTTAGTTGTACTGATATACCAGATGTTCCAGAATTAACTTTTACCGATAACTGTTCAAGCAATATTACAGTTGCATTCAATGAAACAAACTCATATGAGGAAAATGTATTTGCTGATTATGAAATTGTTAGAACCTGGATAGTAAGAGATGAATGTAATAATGAAGAAACTTACACTCAAACACTTTTAGTAGCACTTGATGAAGTTGTTACAGATTTATCTGCTCCAGACTGGTGTTATGATGAAGGTGCCATTAATATGAATAATTTGTTACCTAGTGACCTCAATACAAATGGTACATGGGAATTATTGGAAGGTGATCCTGCTGCAACATTAAACGGTAGCATATTCGACCCCTCAAACCTTGAATTAAGCGCAGACTTCTTACCAGAAAGTGGTGGAATTGATTACAGATTCAGATATACAACTACAGACAATGGCTGTATAAGCATTACTGAAGTTATTATGAATGTACATGCAGATTGTGTTGTATTGCCTTGTGGTGAGAATGATATAACGATTTCAAAAGCTGTCACTCCAAATGGTGACGATAGAAATGACTTTTTCTATATCTCGGGTATTGAATTGTGTGGGTTTACTGCCGAAGTAAAAATATTTAATCGTTGGGGTGCTTTAGTTTTCGAATCTAATGCCTACCCACTTATAAAAGGAGTGGATAGATACAACAAACCTCCATCTGGCAGTTGGGAAGGTACTGCACATAAATCATCCGTTGGAAATGCTGGTAAAGTACCAAATGGAACATATTATTATATAATAACCTTAAAAGATAGTGGATTGAATCCTATTACAGGACCTGTTTACTTAGGAACCAAATAA